A genomic window from Micromonospora violae includes:
- a CDS encoding bifunctional [glutamine synthetase] adenylyltransferase/[glutamine synthetase]-adenylyl-L-tyrosine phosphorylase, with product MSRPARAPGRLARYGFGVAEGDGGARAADLLGPEGLRLWQPVEQEPVDEVAAELLAALSRAADPDLALRQLHRIVEADSRTTNGSASDRDTDGSAGSPLLAELHTDPGLRRRLIAVLGASAALGDHLVAHPEHYRALRTAPDGVAPNAEGRLEPTDGGNPVAALRTAYRLALLRIAAADLTGGRGLEQTMAALSALADATLSAAYEIAVGELAEGTGRPRLAVVAMGKCGGGELNYVSDVDVIFVAAEDDDLPAATLVATRLIHICGLVAWPVDAALRPEGSRGPLVRTLASHLAYYRRWARTWEFQALLKARPAAGDLPLAQEWIDQLAPLVWRAAERPEAVEDVRAMRRRIIDHIPPKELEREIKRGPGGLRDIEFAVQLLQLVHGRGDETLRPPGTIPALRALVAGGYVGRADGEALLRGYRFLRTVEHRLQLQGLRRTHTVPAEPGALRWLAAALDFTAAPGRSAVESFRAEWVTHATEVRRLHAKLLYRPLLESVARVPADGLRLTPEAARNRLEILGFADPAGALRHLQALTGGLSRTAAIQRTLLPVLLSEFADAPEPDRGLLNYRKVSDKLGSTPWYLRLLRDGGPVARRLARVLALSRYVADLLARDPEALRLLAEENELAPRSPEVLREGFLAAAARHTDPVEATSAVRALRRRELVRVACADVLCRAGALAPSPTRPDGANRPAPGLSDITAVGTALADVTDATLAAALRAAQASQPAPEGLRFAVIGMGRLGGYESNYLSDADVLFVYDPPPGSSESAASAAAHAIAEELRRLLGVPAPDPPLGVDADLRPEGRQGPLVRSLAAYAAYYARWSRVWEAQALLRARFVCGDADLGAEFEAMIEPVRYPVDGLTREQVVEIRRIKARVENERLPRGADPATHTKLGRGGLADVEWAVQLVQLRHAGAIPELRGTRTLDALAAAERAGLIDPADAAEMAAGWSLAAQVRNALMLVRGRAGDQLPRHGVELAGVVRLLGRDDPGEFLDEYLRTGRRSRAAAERVLDA from the coding sequence ATGAGCCGGCCGGCCAGGGCACCGGGGCGGCTCGCCCGGTACGGCTTCGGCGTCGCCGAAGGCGACGGCGGCGCGCGCGCCGCGGACCTGCTCGGCCCGGAGGGGCTGCGGCTGTGGCAGCCGGTCGAGCAGGAACCGGTCGACGAGGTCGCCGCGGAGCTGCTGGCCGCGCTGTCCCGGGCCGCCGACCCGGACCTGGCGCTACGCCAGTTGCACCGCATCGTGGAAGCCGACAGCCGGACCACCAACGGCAGCGCCAGCGACCGCGACACCGACGGCAGCGCCGGATCGCCGCTGCTCGCGGAATTGCACACCGACCCCGGGCTGCGGCGGCGGCTGATCGCGGTGCTCGGCGCGTCGGCGGCGCTCGGCGATCATCTGGTGGCCCACCCCGAGCACTACCGGGCGCTGCGGACCGCCCCGGACGGGGTCGCCCCGAACGCCGAGGGGCGGCTGGAGCCGACCGACGGCGGCAACCCGGTGGCGGCGCTGCGGACCGCGTACCGGTTGGCGTTGTTGCGGATCGCGGCGGCCGACCTGACCGGTGGGCGCGGCCTGGAGCAGACCATGGCCGCGCTCTCGGCGCTGGCCGACGCGACGCTGTCCGCGGCGTACGAGATCGCGGTCGGCGAGTTGGCGGAGGGGACCGGGCGGCCCCGGCTGGCGGTCGTGGCGATGGGCAAGTGCGGTGGCGGCGAGCTGAACTACGTCTCCGACGTGGACGTCATCTTCGTCGCCGCCGAGGACGACGACCTGCCCGCGGCGACCCTGGTGGCGACCCGACTGATCCACATCTGCGGGCTGGTGGCCTGGCCGGTGGACGCCGCGCTGCGCCCCGAGGGGAGCCGGGGCCCGCTGGTGCGGACCCTCGCCAGCCACCTGGCCTACTACCGGCGGTGGGCGCGCACCTGGGAGTTCCAGGCGCTGCTCAAGGCCCGCCCGGCCGCCGGTGACCTGCCGCTGGCCCAGGAGTGGATCGACCAGCTCGCGCCGCTGGTCTGGCGGGCGGCCGAGCGGCCCGAGGCCGTCGAGGACGTCCGCGCCATGCGCCGGCGGATCATCGACCACATCCCGCCGAAGGAGCTGGAGCGCGAGATCAAGCGTGGTCCCGGCGGGCTGCGCGACATCGAGTTCGCCGTTCAGTTGCTGCAACTCGTGCACGGTCGCGGCGACGAGACGCTGCGCCCGCCCGGCACCATCCCGGCGCTGCGTGCGCTCGTCGCCGGCGGCTACGTCGGGCGCGCCGACGGTGAGGCCCTGCTGCGCGGCTACCGCTTCCTGCGCACCGTCGAGCACCGGCTGCAACTTCAGGGCCTGCGTCGGACGCACACGGTGCCCGCCGAGCCGGGCGCGCTGCGCTGGCTCGCCGCCGCGTTGGATTTCACGGCCGCGCCGGGGCGCAGCGCCGTGGAGAGCTTCCGGGCCGAGTGGGTCACCCACGCCACCGAGGTACGCCGACTGCACGCCAAACTGCTCTACCGGCCGCTGTTGGAGTCGGTGGCCCGGGTCCCGGCCGACGGGTTGCGCCTCACCCCGGAGGCGGCCCGGAACCGACTGGAGATCCTCGGCTTCGCCGACCCGGCCGGGGCGTTGCGCCACCTCCAGGCGCTCACCGGCGGGCTGAGTCGTACGGCGGCCATCCAGCGCACGTTGCTGCCGGTGCTGCTCAGCGAGTTCGCCGACGCGCCGGAGCCGGACCGGGGTCTGCTCAACTACCGGAAGGTCTCCGACAAGCTGGGCAGCACCCCCTGGTATCTGCGGCTGCTGCGCGACGGCGGCCCGGTGGCCCGTCGGCTGGCCCGGGTCCTCGCCCTGTCCCGGTACGTCGCCGACCTGCTCGCCCGCGACCCGGAGGCGCTGCGGCTGCTGGCCGAGGAGAACGAGCTGGCCCCACGCTCGCCCGAGGTGCTGCGGGAGGGGTTCCTGGCGGCGGCGGCCCGGCACACCGACCCGGTCGAGGCGACCAGCGCGGTGCGCGCGCTGCGACGTCGGGAACTGGTCCGGGTGGCCTGCGCCGACGTGCTCTGCCGGGCGGGCGCGCTCGCGCCCAGCCCCACCCGGCCGGACGGCGCGAACCGGCCGGCCCCCGGGCTGTCCGACATCACCGCGGTCGGTACGGCCCTCGCCGACGTCACCGACGCCACCCTGGCCGCCGCGCTGCGGGCCGCCCAGGCCAGCCAGCCCGCGCCGGAAGGGCTGCGGTTCGCGGTGATCGGCATGGGCCGCCTCGGCGGGTACGAGTCGAACTACCTCTCCGACGCCGACGTGCTCTTCGTCTACGACCCGCCGCCGGGCAGCAGTGAGAGCGCCGCCAGCGCCGCCGCCCACGCCATCGCCGAGGAGCTGCGCCGACTGCTCGGCGTACCGGCCCCCGACCCGCCGCTGGGTGTCGACGCCGACCTGCGGCCCGAAGGCCGCCAGGGTCCGCTGGTCCGCAGCCTCGCCGCGTACGCGGCGTACTACGCCCGCTGGTCGCGGGTGTGGGAGGCGCAGGCCCTGCTGCGCGCCCGGTTCGTCTGCGGTGACGCCGACCTGGGCGCCGAGTTCGAGGCGATGATCGAGCCGGTGCGCTACCCGGTCGACGGGTTGACCCGCGAGCAGGTCGTCGAGATCCGGCGGATCAAGGCCCGGGTGGAGAATGAGCGGCTGCCCCGGGGCGCCGACCCGGCCACCCACACCAAACTGGGACGCGGTGGGCTCGCCGACGTGGAATGGGCGGTGCAACTCGTCCAGCTGCGGCACGCCGGGGCGATCCCGGAGCTGCGCGGCACGCGTACCCTCGATGCCCTCGCGGCGGCCGAGCGGGCCGGCCTGATCGACCCGGCGGACGCCGCGGAGATGGCCGCCGGCTGGTCCCTGGCCGCGCAGGTCCGCAACGCGTTGATGCTGGTCCGGGGTCGCGCCGGCGACCAGCTGCCCCGGCACGGGGTGGAGTTGGCCGGGGTGGTCCGGCTGCTCGGCCGCGACGACCCGGGGGAGTTCCTCGACGAGTACCTGCGCACCGGCCGTCGCTCCCGTGCCGCGGCCGAACGGGTCCTCGATGCCTGA
- a CDS encoding type 1 glutamine amidotransferase, which translates to MATALVIENDPTDDARRLGEWLTEAGLELWVVRPHAGDELPADLEGYAALVVLGGEQQAYPLSDGSPGAPWFPAVEGLLRKAVRYRVPTLAVCLGAQLLATAHAGLVERSPSGPEIGPGVVGRRDAAEGDPLFRYVPLIPDVLQWHSDEITELPRGATLLAASTRYPHQAFRLGDRAWGLQFHIECDAAMIADWATDSTQLAELGYDPELVVAACASVLADVEEVWQPFAARFAALALGELDDSTTRRGLPLLGH; encoded by the coding sequence GTGGCAACCGCGCTGGTGATCGAGAACGACCCGACGGACGACGCGCGCCGGCTGGGCGAGTGGCTGACCGAGGCTGGGCTGGAGCTGTGGGTGGTGCGCCCGCACGCCGGCGACGAACTCCCCGCCGACCTGGAGGGGTACGCGGCGCTGGTGGTGCTCGGCGGCGAGCAGCAGGCGTACCCGTTGTCGGACGGCTCGCCCGGCGCGCCCTGGTTCCCGGCGGTGGAGGGCCTGCTGCGCAAGGCGGTCCGGTACCGGGTGCCGACCCTGGCGGTCTGCCTGGGCGCGCAACTGCTCGCCACCGCGCACGCCGGGTTGGTGGAGCGCAGCCCGTCCGGCCCGGAGATCGGCCCCGGCGTGGTCGGTCGACGCGACGCCGCCGAGGGCGACCCGTTGTTCCGGTACGTGCCGTTGATCCCGGACGTGCTCCAGTGGCACTCCGACGAGATCACCGAGCTGCCCCGGGGCGCGACCCTGCTGGCGGCGTCCACCCGCTACCCGCATCAGGCGTTCCGCCTGGGTGACCGGGCCTGGGGGTTGCAGTTCCACATCGAGTGCGACGCCGCGATGATCGCCGACTGGGCCACCGACTCGACCCAGCTCGCCGAGCTGGGCTACGACCCGGAGCTGGTGGTCGCGGCCTGCGCGTCGGTGCTGGCCGACGTCGAGGAGGTCTGGCAACCGTTCGCCGCACGGTTCGCCGCGCTGGCCCTCGGCGAGTTGGACGACAGCACGACGCGGCGCGGCCTGCCGCTGCTCGGGCACTGA
- a CDS encoding S66 peptidase family protein, whose translation MISEDTTVVRPPVLRPGDTVLLVSPSGPTSPERVARGMELLTGWGLRPVPAPNAYARHGYLAGTDDLRAADLNAAFADPAIRGVICTRGGYGAQRIVDAIDMAAVRRDPKVVAGFSDITALQFALWRGARLAGVHGPGAAWRDERTPLRSAESLHAALMTTEPVSITAVPTEETFGVRVPGRATGTLLGGNLCMIAASIGTPDLPDLTGAVLLIEDVQEPPYKVDRMLTHLRRAGALDGLAGVAVGQFTDCGDGWDTTIVDVLTERLGDLGVPVLGGLPIGHGPNQLTIPVGTTTTLDTITATLTTLPAVR comes from the coding sequence GTGATCAGCGAGGACACCACTGTCGTCCGCCCGCCCGTGCTGCGCCCGGGTGACACGGTGCTGTTGGTGTCACCGTCCGGGCCGACCTCGCCGGAGCGGGTGGCCCGGGGCATGGAGTTGCTCACTGGTTGGGGCCTGCGCCCGGTGCCGGCGCCGAACGCGTACGCCCGCCACGGCTACCTCGCCGGCACCGACGACCTGCGCGCCGCCGACCTGAACGCCGCCTTCGCCGACCCGGCGATCCGCGGGGTGATCTGCACCCGTGGTGGCTACGGCGCCCAACGGATCGTGGACGCCATCGACATGGCCGCCGTGCGCCGTGACCCGAAGGTGGTGGCCGGATTCTCGGACATCACCGCCTTGCAGTTCGCACTCTGGCGGGGTGCCCGCCTGGCCGGGGTGCACGGCCCGGGGGCGGCCTGGCGCGACGAGCGGACACCGCTGCGCTCCGCCGAATCCCTCCACGCGGCGCTGATGACGACCGAACCGGTGTCGATCACCGCGGTCCCCACCGAGGAGACCTTCGGGGTACGCGTCCCCGGCCGCGCCACCGGCACCCTGCTCGGCGGCAACCTGTGCATGATCGCCGCGTCGATCGGCACACCGGACCTGCCCGACCTCACCGGCGCGGTGCTGTTGATCGAGGACGTGCAGGAGCCCCCGTACAAGGTCGACCGGATGCTCACCCACCTGCGTCGGGCCGGCGCGCTGGACGGACTGGCCGGGGTGGCGGTCGGTCAGTTCACCGACTGCGGCGACGGCTGGGACACCACGATCGTCGACGTCCTCACCGAACGCCTCGGCGACCTGGGCGTACCGGTCCTCGGCGGCCTCCCGATCGGCCACGGCCCCAACCAACTGACCATCCCGGTCGGCACGACAACCACCCTCGACACCATCACCGCAACCCTCACCACACTTCCCGCAGTCCGATAA
- a CDS encoding virginiamycin B lyase family protein encodes MTVEIREIPLVEPEAGPYGITPGPDGALWLTLAQTGGIARLSPDGAVRTYPLDAAGGRPLIITAGPDGALWFTRSGDDQIGRISVDGEQRSFALPAGTGPCGIAAGPDGALWYAGMTSDTIGRLGTDGSLSEFPLPVTGGFASMITAGADQALWFTLNQANAIGRIDLDGGVKLYPLPTGQAGPVGIALGDDGVIWFVEIAAGQLGRISPDGEIVEIPLPDRAARPHAIVADPDGGAWFTEWGANRIGRIDPTGRIEGHALPTPNAEPHGITRTPTGIWAALEIGAVAHLTP; translated from the coding sequence ATGACCGTCGAAATTCGGGAGATTCCACTCGTCGAGCCGGAGGCGGGGCCGTACGGCATCACGCCCGGCCCGGACGGCGCGTTGTGGCTGACGCTGGCCCAGACCGGCGGGATCGCCCGGCTCTCGCCCGACGGCGCGGTCCGGACCTACCCGCTGGATGCCGCGGGTGGTCGCCCGTTGATCATCACGGCTGGGCCGGACGGGGCGCTCTGGTTCACCCGCTCCGGGGACGACCAGATCGGCCGGATCAGTGTCGACGGCGAGCAGCGCAGCTTCGCCCTGCCGGCCGGAACCGGGCCGTGCGGCATAGCGGCCGGGCCGGATGGCGCGCTCTGGTACGCCGGGATGACCTCGGACACGATCGGCCGGCTGGGGACCGACGGTTCCCTCAGCGAGTTCCCGCTGCCGGTGACCGGCGGATTCGCCTCGATGATCACTGCTGGCGCGGATCAGGCGCTCTGGTTCACCCTCAACCAGGCGAACGCGATCGGCCGGATCGACCTCGACGGCGGGGTGAAGCTGTACCCGTTGCCCACCGGGCAGGCGGGCCCGGTCGGCATCGCCCTCGGCGACGACGGCGTCATCTGGTTCGTGGAGATCGCCGCCGGTCAGCTCGGGCGGATCTCTCCGGATGGCGAGATCGTCGAAATCCCGTTGCCGGACCGGGCGGCCCGCCCGCACGCGATCGTGGCCGATCCGGACGGCGGCGCGTGGTTCACCGAGTGGGGCGCCAACCGGATCGGCCGCATCGATCCCACGGGACGGATCGAGGGCCACGCCCTACCCACCCCCAACGCCGAACCGCACGGCATCACCCGTACCCCAACCGGCATCTGGGCCGCCCTGGAAATAGGAGCAGTAGCCCACCTAACCCCCTAA
- a CDS encoding helix-turn-helix transcriptional regulator: MNRTDRLYALVEELRAVSPRPRSARWLAARFEVSSRTIERDLGALQEAGVPIWAEPGRTGGYVLDRTRTLPPVNLTAAEAVAMAVALHRLAGSPFAGPAATALRKLVAVLPAADAAEAHRLAGRVHLIGDGPATPVPAIVADAVAARRVLRIRYADRTDADSIRDVEPLGYLGNTRHWYLVAWCRLRDELRCFRTDRILSVWTLPDVVLREFHPTDLDIPHERVRPLSLV; the protein is encoded by the coding sequence ATGAACCGCACGGACCGCCTCTACGCGCTGGTCGAGGAGCTGCGGGCGGTGTCACCACGGCCGCGCAGCGCCCGGTGGTTGGCCGCACGCTTCGAGGTGAGCAGCCGGACCATCGAACGGGACCTCGGCGCGTTGCAGGAGGCCGGGGTGCCGATCTGGGCTGAGCCGGGGCGCACCGGCGGCTACGTCCTGGACCGCACCCGGACTCTCCCGCCGGTGAACCTGACCGCCGCCGAGGCGGTGGCGATGGCCGTGGCGCTGCACCGGCTCGCCGGCTCGCCGTTCGCCGGGCCGGCCGCCACCGCGCTGCGCAAGCTGGTGGCGGTGCTGCCGGCCGCCGACGCCGCCGAGGCACACCGCCTCGCCGGCCGGGTGCACCTGATCGGCGACGGGCCGGCCACGCCCGTCCCGGCCATCGTCGCCGACGCGGTCGCCGCGCGGCGGGTGCTGCGCATCCGGTACGCCGACCGCACGGACGCCGACTCGATCCGTGACGTCGAGCCACTCGGCTACCTCGGCAACACCCGGCACTGGTACCTGGTGGCCTGGTGCCGTCTCCGCGACGAGCTGCGGTGCTTCCGTACCGACCGGATCCTGAGTGTGTGGACGCTGCCCGACGTGGTGCTCCGGGAGTTCCACCCGACGGACCTCGACATCCCGCACGAACGGGTCCGCCCGCTGAGCCTGGTCTGA
- a CDS encoding VOC family protein, with product MSRSTTPITWFEIGTDRPEDAERFYGELFGWTFEEQGSTNGGSYRVTGAGGDTGIGGAIRATDGTSPNYAVFYAEVADVAETCRRAEAAGGRVLVPARTAPSGLRLAHLLDPAGNHLGVFTPPPR from the coding sequence ATGTCCAGGTCCACGACGCCCATCACCTGGTTCGAGATCGGCACCGACCGGCCCGAGGATGCGGAGCGGTTCTACGGAGAGCTGTTCGGCTGGACCTTCGAGGAGCAGGGCTCGACCAACGGCGGGTCCTACCGCGTGACCGGCGCTGGGGGCGACACCGGGATCGGCGGGGCCATCCGGGCGACCGACGGAACGTCGCCGAACTACGCGGTGTTCTACGCCGAGGTCGCCGACGTGGCCGAGACCTGCCGACGGGCCGAAGCGGCCGGAGGCCGGGTGCTGGTGCCGGCGCGTACGGCACCGAGCGGTCTCCGGTTGGCCCACCTGCTCGACCCGGCCGGCAATCACCTGGGTGTATTCACGCCCCCGCCCCGCTGA
- a CDS encoding DUF350 domain-containing protein encodes MLEDLLSGAWQSVVFGIVGVGLMAAGFGLVDLLTPGRLRDLIWIERNANAGLLLAANQLGIAGIVFTAILTSYSDFGKGLASTVVFGLVGLAIMALAFVVLDLLTPGKLGEVICSPEPHPAARVSAATHFGAALIVCACIA; translated from the coding sequence GTGCTGGAGGATCTGCTCAGCGGTGCCTGGCAGAGCGTCGTGTTCGGGATCGTCGGCGTCGGGCTCATGGCCGCCGGGTTCGGGCTCGTTGACCTGCTCACCCCAGGTCGGCTACGAGACCTGATCTGGATCGAGCGCAACGCCAACGCGGGGTTGCTGCTCGCCGCCAACCAGCTCGGCATCGCTGGGATCGTCTTCACCGCGATCCTGACCAGCTACAGCGACTTCGGAAAGGGGCTCGCCTCCACCGTGGTCTTCGGGCTGGTCGGGTTGGCGATCATGGCGCTGGCCTTCGTGGTGCTCGACCTGCTCACCCCCGGCAAGCTCGGCGAGGTCATCTGCTCGCCCGAGCCGCACCCGGCCGCCCGGGTCAGCGCCGCCACCCACTTCGGGGCCGCGCTGATCGTCTGCGCCTGCATCGCCTGA
- the glnA gene encoding type I glutamate--ammonia ligase: MDRQQEFVLRTLEERDIRFVRLWFTDVLGTLKSVSVAPAELEAAFEEGIGFDGSAIEGFARVFESDMVAMPDPTTFQVFPFEGGVSGESARMFCDILLPDGSPSWADPRHVLRRALSKAAEKGFTFYTHPEIEFFLLENGPQDGSVPTPVDTGGYFEHTTHAVARDFRRQGVLALERIGISVEFSHHEVAPGQQEIDLRYADALTTADNIMTFRHVVKEVALSTGVQASFMPKPFTDQPGSGMHTHLSLFEGERNAFHDGGDPMKLSKVAKSFIAGLLVHAREYTAVTNQWVNSYKRLFPQHLPDRITESPAYVCWGHLNRSALVRVPAYGKPNSARVEVRSLDSATNPYLAFAVLLGAGLKGIEEGYELPPGAEDDVWSLTSAERRAMGYEALPENLAEAIDVMAGSELVAEVLGEHVFDFFLRNKRAEWEQYRREVTPYERQRYLAL, from the coding sequence GTGGACCGTCAGCAGGAGTTCGTCCTCCGCACGCTGGAAGAGCGGGACATCCGGTTCGTCCGGCTGTGGTTCACCGACGTTCTGGGCACGCTCAAGAGCGTTTCGGTGGCGCCCGCCGAGCTGGAGGCGGCGTTCGAGGAGGGCATCGGCTTCGACGGCTCGGCGATCGAAGGCTTCGCCCGGGTCTTCGAATCGGACATGGTGGCCATGCCCGACCCGACCACCTTCCAGGTCTTCCCCTTCGAGGGCGGGGTCAGCGGCGAGAGCGCCCGGATGTTCTGCGACATCCTGCTGCCCGACGGCAGCCCGTCCTGGGCCGACCCCCGGCACGTGCTGCGCCGCGCGCTGTCCAAGGCGGCCGAGAAGGGCTTCACCTTCTACACCCACCCCGAGATCGAGTTCTTCCTGCTGGAGAACGGCCCGCAGGACGGCTCGGTGCCCACCCCGGTCGACACCGGCGGCTACTTCGAGCACACCACCCACGCCGTGGCTCGGGACTTCCGCCGCCAGGGCGTGCTGGCGCTGGAACGGATCGGCATCTCCGTGGAGTTCAGCCACCACGAGGTCGCGCCCGGCCAGCAGGAAATCGACCTGCGGTACGCCGACGCGCTGACCACCGCCGACAACATCATGACCTTCCGGCACGTGGTCAAGGAGGTCGCGCTCTCCACCGGTGTGCAGGCCAGCTTCATGCCGAAGCCGTTCACCGACCAGCCGGGCAGCGGGATGCACACCCACCTGTCGCTGTTCGAGGGGGAGCGCAACGCCTTCCACGACGGCGGCGACCCGATGAAGCTGTCCAAGGTGGCGAAGTCCTTCATCGCCGGCCTGCTGGTGCACGCCCGGGAATACACGGCGGTCACCAACCAGTGGGTCAACTCGTACAAGCGGCTCTTCCCGCAGCACCTGCCCGACCGCATCACCGAGAGCCCCGCGTACGTCTGCTGGGGTCACCTGAACCGGTCCGCGCTGGTCCGGGTTCCCGCGTACGGCAAGCCCAACTCGGCCCGGGTCGAGGTCCGCTCACTGGACTCGGCGACCAACCCGTACCTCGCCTTCGCGGTGCTGCTCGGCGCCGGCCTGAAGGGCATCGAGGAAGGCTACGAGCTGCCCCCGGGCGCCGAGGACGACGTCTGGTCGCTGACCAGCGCGGAGCGGCGCGCCATGGGCTACGAAGCGCTGCCGGAGAACCTCGCCGAGGCGATCGACGTGATGGCCGGCTCCGAACTGGTCGCGGAAGTGCTCGGCGAGCACGTCTTCGACTTCTTCCTGCGCAACAAGCGGGCCGAGTGGGAGCAGTACCGCCGCGAGGTCACCCCGTACGAGCGGCAGCGCTACCTGGCGCTGTAG
- a CDS encoding NAD+ synthase: MPTLRLALSQVNPSVGDLAGNADLVRSWTRQAADAGAQLVLFPEMMLTGYPVEDLVFRRSFVAASRAAVERLAADLAADGLGELPVVVGYLDADGPPQVSGDAEPGRGARNAAALLHRGTVAARYFKHHLPNYGVFDEDRYFVPGDALTVVRIGGVDVALTICEDLWQAGGPFAAARQAGVGLVVNINGSPYELNKDDIRLPLVRRRAAEAGAAIAYVNMTGGQDELVFEGDSMIVSADGELLTRAPQFVEHLLVHDVELPAAATAPGTETVADGMRVVHHVLDGIPPAPAGPAATGGLIEPVADEAEVWQALVLGLRDYVNKNRFPSVVLGLSGGIDSAVVAALAVDALGPDRVVGVSLPSQHSSEHSREDAADLAKRTGLDYRVEPIQPMVDGFLANLSLSGVAVENLQARVRGVILMALSNQEGHLVLTTGNKSELAVGYSTLYGDSVGGFNPVKDVWKTLIWRLAKWRNRDAARRGETAPIPENSIGKPPSAELSPGQLDSDTLPDYDVLDPILIGYVDGDLGRDGLIESGHDPAVVDKVLRLVDTAEYKRRQSAPGTKISMKAFGRDRRLPITNRWREHG, translated from the coding sequence ATGCCCACCCTGCGTCTCGCCCTTTCCCAGGTCAATCCGAGCGTCGGCGACCTCGCCGGCAACGCCGACCTGGTCCGCAGTTGGACCCGCCAGGCCGCCGACGCCGGTGCCCAGCTGGTGCTCTTCCCGGAGATGATGCTGACCGGGTACCCGGTCGAGGACCTGGTCTTCCGGCGCTCCTTCGTCGCCGCGTCCCGGGCCGCCGTGGAGCGGCTCGCCGCCGACCTGGCCGCCGATGGTCTCGGCGAGTTGCCGGTCGTGGTCGGTTACCTGGACGCCGACGGGCCGCCGCAGGTCAGTGGGGACGCCGAGCCGGGCCGTGGTGCCCGCAACGCCGCCGCGCTGCTGCACCGGGGCACGGTGGCCGCCCGCTACTTCAAGCACCACCTGCCCAACTACGGGGTCTTCGACGAGGACCGGTACTTCGTTCCCGGTGACGCGTTGACAGTGGTGCGGATCGGCGGCGTGGACGTGGCGCTGACCATCTGCGAGGACCTGTGGCAGGCCGGCGGTCCGTTCGCCGCCGCCCGACAGGCCGGCGTCGGCCTGGTCGTCAACATCAACGGGTCGCCGTACGAGCTGAACAAGGACGACATCCGGCTGCCGCTGGTCCGCCGCCGGGCCGCCGAGGCGGGTGCCGCCATCGCGTACGTCAACATGACCGGCGGTCAGGACGAGCTGGTCTTCGAGGGCGACTCGATGATCGTGAGCGCCGACGGTGAGCTGCTCACCCGGGCCCCGCAGTTCGTCGAGCACCTGCTCGTGCACGACGTCGAGCTGCCGGCCGCCGCCACCGCGCCGGGCACCGAGACGGTGGCGGACGGCATGCGGGTCGTGCACCACGTGCTGGACGGCATTCCGCCCGCGCCGGCCGGCCCGGCCGCCACCGGCGGGCTGATCGAGCCGGTGGCCGACGAGGCGGAGGTGTGGCAGGCGCTGGTGTTGGGCCTGCGCGACTACGTCAACAAGAACCGGTTCCCGTCGGTGGTGCTCGGTCTCTCCGGTGGCATCGACTCGGCGGTGGTGGCGGCGCTCGCCGTCGACGCGCTCGGGCCGGACCGGGTGGTCGGGGTGTCGCTGCCCAGCCAGCACTCCTCGGAGCACTCCCGGGAGGACGCCGCCGACCTGGCCAAGCGCACCGGCCTGGACTACCGGGTCGAACCGATCCAGCCGATGGTCGACGGTTTCCTGGCCAACCTGTCGCTGTCCGGCGTGGCCGTGGAGAACCTCCAGGCCCGGGTCCGGGGCGTGATCCTGATGGCGTTGTCGAACCAGGAGGGCCACCTGGTGTTGACCACCGGCAACAAGAGTGAGCTGGCGGTCGGCTACTCCACCCTGTACGGCGACTCGGTGGGCGGCTTCAACCCGGTCAAGGACGTCTGGAAGACGCTGATCTGGCGGCTCGCGAAGTGGCGCAACAGGGACGCGGCCCGGCGCGGTGAGACCGCCCCGATCCCGGAGAACTCGATCGGCAAGCCGCCGAGCGCCGAGCTGAGCCCGGGTCAGCTCGACAGCGACACCCTGCCCGACTACGACGTCCTGGACCCGATCCTGATCGGCTACGTGGACGGCGACCTCGGCCGCGACGGGCTGATCGAGTCCGGTCACGACCCGGCGGTGGTGGACAAGGTGCTGCGGCTGGTGGATACCGCCGAGTACAAGCGACGGCAGTCGGCCCCGGGCACGAAGATCTCCATGAAGGCGTTCGGTCGGGACCGCCGGCTGCCGATCACCAACCGGTGGCGCGAGCACGGCTGA